A single window of Callithrix jacchus isolate 240 chromosome 6, calJac240_pri, whole genome shotgun sequence DNA harbors:
- the PRPF40A gene encoding pre-mRNA-processing factor 40 homolog A isoform X11 encodes MLLSFLGPSVSIGPIKMPGMMSSVMPGMMMSHMSQASMQPALPPGVNSMDVAAGTASGAKSMWTEHKSPDGRTYYYNTETKQSTWEKPDDLKTPAEQLLSKCPWKEYKSDSGKPYYYNSQTKESRWAKPKELEDLEGYQNTIVAGSLITKSNLHAMIKAEESSKQEECTTTSTAPVPTTEIPTTMSTMAAAEAAAAVVAAAAAAAAAAAAANANASTSTSNTVSGTVPVVPEPEVTSIVATVVDNENTVTISTEEQAQLTSTPAIQDQSVEVSSNTGEETSKQETVADFTPKKEEEESQPAKKTYTWNTKEEAKQAFKELLKEKRVPSNASWEQAMKMIINDPRYSALAKLSEKKQAFNAYKVQTEKEEKEEARSKYKEAKESFQRFLENHEKMTSTTRYKKAEQMFGEMEVWNAISERDRLEIYEDVLFFLSKKEKEQAKQLRKRNWEALKNILDNMANVTYSTTWSEAQQYLMDNPTFAEDEELQNMDKEDALICFEEHIRALEKEEEEEKQKSLLRERRRQRKNRESFQIFLDELHEHGQLHSMSSWMELYPTISSDIRFTNMLGQPVFSLGSTALDLFKFYVEDLKARYHDEKKIIKDILKDKGFVVEVNTTFEDFVAIISSTKRSTTLDAGNIKLAFNSLLEKAEAREREREKEEARKMKRKESAFKSMLKQAAPPIELDAVWEDIRERFVKEPAFEDITLESERKRIFKDFMHVLEHECQHHHSKNKKHSKKSKKHHRKRSRSRSGSDSDDDDSHSKKKRQRSESRSASEHSSSAESERSYKKSKKHKKKSKKRRHKSDSPESDAEREKDKKEKDRESEKDRTRQRSESKHKSPKKKTGKDSGNWDTSGSELSEGELEKRRRTLLEQLDDDQ; translated from the exons AAATCTATGTGGACTGAACATAAATCACCTGATGGAAGGACTTACTACTACAACACTGAAACCAAACAGTCTACCTGGGAGAAACCGGATGATCTTAAAACACCTGCTGAG caacTCTTATCTAAATGCCCCTGGAAGGAATACAAATCAGATTCTGGAAAGCCTTACTATTATAATTCTCAAACAAAAGAATCTCGCTGGGCCAAACCTAAAGAACTTGAGGATCTTGAAG GATACCAGAATACCATTGTTGCTGGAAGTCTTATTACAAAATCAAACCTGCATG CAATGATCAAAGCTGAAGAAAGCAG tAAGCAAGAAGAGTGCACCACAACATCAACAGCCCCAGTCCCTACAACAGAAATTCCGACGACAATGAGCACCATGGctgcagcagaagcagcagctgctgttgttgcagctgcagcagcagctgcagcagctgctgctgcagCCAATGCTAATGCTTCCACTTCTActtctaatactgtcagtggaacTGTTCCAGTTGTTCCTGAGCCAGAAGTTACTTCCATTGTTGCTACTGTTGTAGATAATGAGAATACAGTAACTATTTCAACTGAGGAACAAGCACAACTTACTAGTACCCCTGCTATTCAGGATCAAAGTGTGGAAGTATCCAGTAATACTGGAGAAGAAACATCTAAGCAAGAAACTGTAGCTGA tTTTACTcccaaaaaagaagaggaggagagccAACCAGCAAAGAAAACATATACTTGGAATACAAAGGAGGAGGCAAAGCaagcttttaaagaattattgAAAGAAAAG CGGGTACCATCGAATGCTTCATGGGAGCAAGCTATGAAAATGATTATAAATGATCCACGATACAG TGCTTTGGCaaagttaagtgaaaaaaagcaagcCTTTAATGCCTATAAAGtccagacagagaaagaagaaaaagaagaagcaagATCAAAGTACAAAGAGGCTAAAGAGTCCTTTCAGCGTTTTCTTGAAAATCATGAGAAAATGACTTCCACAACGAGATACAA AAAAGCAGAGCAAATGTTTGGAGAGATGGAAGTTTGGAATGCAATATCAGAACGTGATCGTCTTGAAATCTATGAAgatgttttgttctttctttcaaaaaaggaaaag GAACAAGCAAAGCAGTTGCGAAAGAGAAACTGGGAAGCCTTAAAAAACATACTTGACAACATGGCTAATGTAACATACTCTACCACGTGGTCTGAAGCCCAGCAATATCTGATGGATAATCCAACTTTTGCAGAAGATGAGGAGTTACAAA ACATGGACAAAGAAGATGCGTTAATATGCTTTGAAGAACACATTCGGGCtctggaaaaggaagaagaagaagaaaaacagaagagtttGCTGAGAGAAAGGAGACGACAGCGAAAAAATCGGGAATCCTTCCAG ATATTTTTAGATGAATTACATGAACATGGACAACTACATTCTATGTCATCTTGGATGGAATTGTATCCAACTATTAGTTCTGACATTAGATTCACTAATATGCTTGGTCAGCCTg TTTTTTCATTAGGATCAACTGCACTTGATCTTTTCAAGTTTTATGTTGAGGATCTTAAAGCACGTTATCATGATGAGAAGAAGATAATAAAAGATATTCTAAAG gataaagGATTTGTAGTTGAAGTAAATACCACTTTTGAAGATTTTGTGGCAATAATTAGTTCAACTAAAAGATCAACTACATTAGATGCTGGAAATATCAAATTGGCTTTCAATAGT TTACTAGAAAAGGCAGAAGCCCGTGAacgtgaaagagagaaagaagaggctCGGAAGATGAAACGAAAAGAATCTGCATTTAAGAGTATGTTAAAACAAGCTGCTCCTCCAATAGAATTGGATGCTGTCTGGGAAGAT ATCCGTGAAAGATTTGTAAAAGAGCCAGCATTTGAAGACATAACTCTAGAATCTGAAAGAAAGCgaatatttaaagattttatgCATGTGCTTGAG CATGAATGTCAGCATCATCATTCAAAGAACAAGAAACATTCTAAGAAATCTAAAAAACATCATAGGAAACGTTCCCGCTCTCGATCG GGGTCAGATTCAGATGATGATGACAgccattcaaagaaaaaaagacaacgaTCAGAGTCTCGTTCTGCTTCAGAACATTCTTCTAGTGCAGAGTCTG AGAGAagttataaaaagtcaaaaaagcataagaagaaaagtaagaaaaggagACATAAATCT GACTCTCCAGAATCCGATGCTGAGCGAgagaaggataaaaaagaaaaagatcggGAAAGTGAAAAAGACAGAACTAGACAGAGATCAGAATCAAAACACAAATCGCCTAAGAAAAAGACTGGAAAGGATTCT ggtaattgggatactTCTGGCAGTGAACTGAGTGAAGGGGAATTGGAAAAGCGCAGAAGAACCCTTTTGGAGCAACTGGATGATGATCAATAA
- the PRPF40A gene encoding pre-mRNA-processing factor 40 homolog A isoform X10 — MGHPGMHYAPMGMHPMSQRANMPPVPHGMMPQMMPPMGGPPMGQMPGMMSSVMPGMMMSHMSQASMQPALPPGVNSMDVAAGTASGAKSMWTEHKSPDGRTYYYNTETKQSTWEKPDDLKTPAEQLLSKCPWKEYKSDSGKPYYYNSQTKESRWAKPKELEDLEGYQNTIVAGSLITKSNLHAMIKAEESSKQEECTTTSTAPVPTTEIPTTMSTMAAAEAAAAVVAAAAAAAAAAAAANANASTSTSNTVSGTVPVVPEPEVTSIVATVVDNENTVTISTEEQAQLTSTPAIQDQSVEVSSNTGEETSKQETVADFTPKKEEEESQPAKKTYTWNTKEEAKQAFKELLKEKRVPSNASWEQAMKMIINDPRYSALAKLSEKKQAFNAYKVQTEKEEKEEARSKYKEAKESFQRFLENHEKMTSTTRYKKAEQMFGEMEVWNAISERDRLEIYEDVLFFLSKKEKEQAKQLRKRNWEALKNILDNMANVTYSTTWSEAQQYLMDNPTFAEDEELQNMDKEDALICFEEHIRALEKEEEEEKQKSLLRERRRQRKNRESFQIFLDELHEHGQLHSMSSWMELYPTISSDIRFTNMLGQPGSTALDLFKFYVEDLKARYHDEKKIIKDILKDKGFVVEVNTTFEDFVAIISSTKRSTTLDAGNIKLAFNSLLEKAEAREREREKEEARKMKRKESAFKSMLKQAAPPIELDAVWEDIRERFVKEPAFEDITLESERKRIFKDFMHVLEHECQHHHSKNKKHSKKSKKHHRKRSRSRSGSDSDDDDSHSKKKRQRSESRSASEHSSSAESERSYKKSKKHKKKSKKRRHKSDSPESDAEREKDKKEKDRESEKDRTRQRSESKHKSPKKKTGKDSGNWDTSGSELSEGELEKRRRTLLEQLDDDQ; from the exons AAATCTATGTGGACTGAACATAAATCACCTGATGGAAGGACTTACTACTACAACACTGAAACCAAACAGTCTACCTGGGAGAAACCGGATGATCTTAAAACACCTGCTGAG caacTCTTATCTAAATGCCCCTGGAAGGAATACAAATCAGATTCTGGAAAGCCTTACTATTATAATTCTCAAACAAAAGAATCTCGCTGGGCCAAACCTAAAGAACTTGAGGATCTTGAAG GATACCAGAATACCATTGTTGCTGGAAGTCTTATTACAAAATCAAACCTGCATG CAATGATCAAAGCTGAAGAAAGCAG tAAGCAAGAAGAGTGCACCACAACATCAACAGCCCCAGTCCCTACAACAGAAATTCCGACGACAATGAGCACCATGGctgcagcagaagcagcagctgctgttgttgcagctgcagcagcagctgcagcagctgctgctgcagCCAATGCTAATGCTTCCACTTCTActtctaatactgtcagtggaacTGTTCCAGTTGTTCCTGAGCCAGAAGTTACTTCCATTGTTGCTACTGTTGTAGATAATGAGAATACAGTAACTATTTCAACTGAGGAACAAGCACAACTTACTAGTACCCCTGCTATTCAGGATCAAAGTGTGGAAGTATCCAGTAATACTGGAGAAGAAACATCTAAGCAAGAAACTGTAGCTGA tTTTACTcccaaaaaagaagaggaggagagccAACCAGCAAAGAAAACATATACTTGGAATACAAAGGAGGAGGCAAAGCaagcttttaaagaattattgAAAGAAAAG CGGGTACCATCGAATGCTTCATGGGAGCAAGCTATGAAAATGATTATAAATGATCCACGATACAG TGCTTTGGCaaagttaagtgaaaaaaagcaagcCTTTAATGCCTATAAAGtccagacagagaaagaagaaaaagaagaagcaagATCAAAGTACAAAGAGGCTAAAGAGTCCTTTCAGCGTTTTCTTGAAAATCATGAGAAAATGACTTCCACAACGAGATACAA AAAAGCAGAGCAAATGTTTGGAGAGATGGAAGTTTGGAATGCAATATCAGAACGTGATCGTCTTGAAATCTATGAAgatgttttgttctttctttcaaaaaaggaaaag GAACAAGCAAAGCAGTTGCGAAAGAGAAACTGGGAAGCCTTAAAAAACATACTTGACAACATGGCTAATGTAACATACTCTACCACGTGGTCTGAAGCCCAGCAATATCTGATGGATAATCCAACTTTTGCAGAAGATGAGGAGTTACAAA ACATGGACAAAGAAGATGCGTTAATATGCTTTGAAGAACACATTCGGGCtctggaaaaggaagaagaagaagaaaaacagaagagtttGCTGAGAGAAAGGAGACGACAGCGAAAAAATCGGGAATCCTTCCAG ATATTTTTAGATGAATTACATGAACATGGACAACTACATTCTATGTCATCTTGGATGGAATTGTATCCAACTATTAGTTCTGACATTAGATTCACTAATATGCTTGGTCAGCCTg GATCAACTGCACTTGATCTTTTCAAGTTTTATGTTGAGGATCTTAAAGCACGTTATCATGATGAGAAGAAGATAATAAAAGATATTCTAAAG gataaagGATTTGTAGTTGAAGTAAATACCACTTTTGAAGATTTTGTGGCAATAATTAGTTCAACTAAAAGATCAACTACATTAGATGCTGGAAATATCAAATTGGCTTTCAATAGT TTACTAGAAAAGGCAGAAGCCCGTGAacgtgaaagagagaaagaagaggctCGGAAGATGAAACGAAAAGAATCTGCATTTAAGAGTATGTTAAAACAAGCTGCTCCTCCAATAGAATTGGATGCTGTCTGGGAAGAT ATCCGTGAAAGATTTGTAAAAGAGCCAGCATTTGAAGACATAACTCTAGAATCTGAAAGAAAGCgaatatttaaagattttatgCATGTGCTTGAG CATGAATGTCAGCATCATCATTCAAAGAACAAGAAACATTCTAAGAAATCTAAAAAACATCATAGGAAACGTTCCCGCTCTCGATCG GGGTCAGATTCAGATGATGATGACAgccattcaaagaaaaaaagacaacgaTCAGAGTCTCGTTCTGCTTCAGAACATTCTTCTAGTGCAGAGTCTG AGAGAagttataaaaagtcaaaaaagcataagaagaaaagtaagaaaaggagACATAAATCT GACTCTCCAGAATCCGATGCTGAGCGAgagaaggataaaaaagaaaaagatcggGAAAGTGAAAAAGACAGAACTAGACAGAGATCAGAATCAAAACACAAATCGCCTAAGAAAAAGACTGGAAAGGATTCT ggtaattgggatactTCTGGCAGTGAACTGAGTGAAGGGGAATTGGAAAAGCGCAGAAGAACCCTTTTGGAGCAACTGGATGATGATCAATAA
- the PRPF40A gene encoding pre-mRNA-processing factor 40 homolog A isoform X9 → MGHPGMHYAPMGMHPMSQRANMPPVPHGMMPQMMPPMGGPPMGQMPGMMSSVMPGMMMSHMSQASMQPALPPGVNSMDVAAGTASGAKSMWTEHKSPDGRTYYYNTETKQSTWEKPDDLKTPAEQLLSKCPWKEYKSDSGKPYYYNSQTKESRWAKPKELEDLEGYQNTIVAGSLITKSNLHAMIKAEESSKQEECTTTSTAPVPTTEIPTTMSTMAAAEAAAAVVAAAAAAAAAAAAANANASTSTSNTVSGTVPVVPEPEVTSIVATVVDNENTVTISTEEQAQLTSTPAIQDQSVEVSSNTGEETSKQETVADFTPKKEEEESQPAKKTYTWNTKEEAKQAFKELLKEKRVPSNASWEQAMKMIINDPRYSALAKLSEKKQAFNAYKVQTEKEEKEEARSKYKEAKESFQRFLENHEKMTSTTRYKKAEQMFGEMEVWNAISERDRLEIYEDVLFFLSKKEKEQAKQLRKRNWEALKNILDNMANVTYSTTWSEAQQYLMDNPTFAEDEELQNMDKEDALICFEEHIRALEKEEEEEKQKSLLRERRRQRKNRESFQIFLDELHEHGQLHSMSSWMELYPTISSDIRFTNMLGQPVFSLGSTALDLFKFYVEDLKARYHDEKKIIKDILKDKGFVVEVNTTFEDFVAIISSTKRSTTLDAGNIKLAFNSLLEKAEAREREREKEEARKMKRKESAFKSMLKQAAPPIELDAVWEDIRERFVKEPAFEDITLESERKRIFKDFMHVLEHECQHHHSKNKKHSKKSKKHHRKRSRSRSGSDSDDDDSHSKKKRQRSESRSASEHSSSAESERSYKKSKKHKKKSKKRRHKSDSPESDAEREKDKKEKDRESEKDRTRQRSESKHKSPKKKTGKDSGNWDTSGSELSEGELEKRRRTLLEQLDDDQ, encoded by the exons AAATCTATGTGGACTGAACATAAATCACCTGATGGAAGGACTTACTACTACAACACTGAAACCAAACAGTCTACCTGGGAGAAACCGGATGATCTTAAAACACCTGCTGAG caacTCTTATCTAAATGCCCCTGGAAGGAATACAAATCAGATTCTGGAAAGCCTTACTATTATAATTCTCAAACAAAAGAATCTCGCTGGGCCAAACCTAAAGAACTTGAGGATCTTGAAG GATACCAGAATACCATTGTTGCTGGAAGTCTTATTACAAAATCAAACCTGCATG CAATGATCAAAGCTGAAGAAAGCAG tAAGCAAGAAGAGTGCACCACAACATCAACAGCCCCAGTCCCTACAACAGAAATTCCGACGACAATGAGCACCATGGctgcagcagaagcagcagctgctgttgttgcagctgcagcagcagctgcagcagctgctgctgcagCCAATGCTAATGCTTCCACTTCTActtctaatactgtcagtggaacTGTTCCAGTTGTTCCTGAGCCAGAAGTTACTTCCATTGTTGCTACTGTTGTAGATAATGAGAATACAGTAACTATTTCAACTGAGGAACAAGCACAACTTACTAGTACCCCTGCTATTCAGGATCAAAGTGTGGAAGTATCCAGTAATACTGGAGAAGAAACATCTAAGCAAGAAACTGTAGCTGA tTTTACTcccaaaaaagaagaggaggagagccAACCAGCAAAGAAAACATATACTTGGAATACAAAGGAGGAGGCAAAGCaagcttttaaagaattattgAAAGAAAAG CGGGTACCATCGAATGCTTCATGGGAGCAAGCTATGAAAATGATTATAAATGATCCACGATACAG TGCTTTGGCaaagttaagtgaaaaaaagcaagcCTTTAATGCCTATAAAGtccagacagagaaagaagaaaaagaagaagcaagATCAAAGTACAAAGAGGCTAAAGAGTCCTTTCAGCGTTTTCTTGAAAATCATGAGAAAATGACTTCCACAACGAGATACAA AAAAGCAGAGCAAATGTTTGGAGAGATGGAAGTTTGGAATGCAATATCAGAACGTGATCGTCTTGAAATCTATGAAgatgttttgttctttctttcaaaaaaggaaaag GAACAAGCAAAGCAGTTGCGAAAGAGAAACTGGGAAGCCTTAAAAAACATACTTGACAACATGGCTAATGTAACATACTCTACCACGTGGTCTGAAGCCCAGCAATATCTGATGGATAATCCAACTTTTGCAGAAGATGAGGAGTTACAAA ACATGGACAAAGAAGATGCGTTAATATGCTTTGAAGAACACATTCGGGCtctggaaaaggaagaagaagaagaaaaacagaagagtttGCTGAGAGAAAGGAGACGACAGCGAAAAAATCGGGAATCCTTCCAG ATATTTTTAGATGAATTACATGAACATGGACAACTACATTCTATGTCATCTTGGATGGAATTGTATCCAACTATTAGTTCTGACATTAGATTCACTAATATGCTTGGTCAGCCTg TTTTTTCATTAGGATCAACTGCACTTGATCTTTTCAAGTTTTATGTTGAGGATCTTAAAGCACGTTATCATGATGAGAAGAAGATAATAAAAGATATTCTAAAG gataaagGATTTGTAGTTGAAGTAAATACCACTTTTGAAGATTTTGTGGCAATAATTAGTTCAACTAAAAGATCAACTACATTAGATGCTGGAAATATCAAATTGGCTTTCAATAGT TTACTAGAAAAGGCAGAAGCCCGTGAacgtgaaagagagaaagaagaggctCGGAAGATGAAACGAAAAGAATCTGCATTTAAGAGTATGTTAAAACAAGCTGCTCCTCCAATAGAATTGGATGCTGTCTGGGAAGAT ATCCGTGAAAGATTTGTAAAAGAGCCAGCATTTGAAGACATAACTCTAGAATCTGAAAGAAAGCgaatatttaaagattttatgCATGTGCTTGAG CATGAATGTCAGCATCATCATTCAAAGAACAAGAAACATTCTAAGAAATCTAAAAAACATCATAGGAAACGTTCCCGCTCTCGATCG GGGTCAGATTCAGATGATGATGACAgccattcaaagaaaaaaagacaacgaTCAGAGTCTCGTTCTGCTTCAGAACATTCTTCTAGTGCAGAGTCTG AGAGAagttataaaaagtcaaaaaagcataagaagaaaagtaagaaaaggagACATAAATCT GACTCTCCAGAATCCGATGCTGAGCGAgagaaggataaaaaagaaaaagatcggGAAAGTGAAAAAGACAGAACTAGACAGAGATCAGAATCAAAACACAAATCGCCTAAGAAAAAGACTGGAAAGGATTCT ggtaattgggatactTCTGGCAGTGAACTGAGTGAAGGGGAATTGGAAAAGCGCAGAAGAACCCTTTTGGAGCAACTGGATGATGATCAATAA